A DNA window from Trichomycterus rosablanca isolate fTriRos1 chromosome 9, fTriRos1.hap1, whole genome shotgun sequence contains the following coding sequences:
- the mfsd4b gene encoding sodium-dependent glucose transporter 1 isoform X1, which translates to MFNSFIKECLQDFDLVMWFFSFRILVADMPSDPEELTGKKKKKHVRFARLHDDDVHDDYAEQEEEDTLFEKRKDVKGGLKSALKGGKRLSRPAEVDIKQGGSDGGVCRRWMITLTLCSSFLGLGMCISVLGPTLEDLATNVNQNISNISYIFAGRASGYIGGSLLGGILFDLINPHLLLGFSMLMTAFGMFATPFCKKALILTALVSSVGISMGILDTGGNVLILNTWGEHAGPHMQALHFSFAAGAFISPIISKLLFGHHAAITNQSSNSTSDALFFFHGKTSPITLPSMWAYMIIGVFILLISFIFFVLYSQSSSSSNQSSASTPEKPAFCSKHHRALISFLALFFFFYVGAEVAYGSFIFNYAKDYAKLDEPHSAGLNSVFWGSFAAFRGLAIFFATCVYPGTIISVSLVCSLVSSLLLVLFNSHQLALWSCTALYGASMSAIFPSGISWVEQYTTVSSRSAAAFVVGAALGEMVLPATLGFLLGRIPNQPLLMHMSLGTAIINCILFPVMYKLGSSSVARKQRSRTRVGTTDSEDRQALLDSVVNDNIEEAELEDDSEIEQWNDADFEVIEMEDASLANSPDKGLSSPSHKSPSFVKPSFVSTDPATDTLNSTHSSSESPKRKLLLD; encoded by the exons CCGGCTGCATGATGACGATGTGCATGATGATTATGCAGAGCAGGAGGAAGAAGACACTCTGTTTGAAAAACGAAAGGATGTTAAAGGTGGCCTGAAAAGTGCCCTGAAGGGGGGTAAAAGGCTCTCCCGTCCAGCTGAGGTGGACATAAAACAaggtggatctgatggtggtgTTTGTCGTCGCTGGATGATCACCCTCACCCTCTGCTCTTCATTTTTGGGACTG gGGATGTGTATCTCTGTGCTCGGCCCCACGTTGGAAGACTTGGCTACTAATGTCAATCAGAACATCAGTAACATCTCGTATATCTTCGCTGGACGTGCGAGCGGTTACATAGGAGGATCACTTCTGGGAGGAATTCTCTTCGACCTTATTAACCCTCATCTACTGCTGG gatttTCCATGCTGATGACGGCGTTTGGCATGTTTGCCACCCCATTTTGTAAGAAGGCCCTTATCCTGACTGCTCTGGTCTCCAGTGTGGGTATATCTATGGGGATCCTGGACACAG GTGGAAATGTGTTAATTTTGAACACGTGGGGTGAACACGCCGGTCCTCACATGCAGGCCCTTCACTTCAGCTTCGCCGCCGGAGCGTTCATCTCACCCATCATCTCTAAACTGCTGTTCGGGCACCACGCTGCCATCACTAATCAGAGCTCTAACTCCACTTCTGATGCCCTATTTTTCTTCCATGGCAAAACCTCCCCCATCACCCTGCCGTCCATGTGGGCGTACATGATCATTGGTGTCTTCATCCTGCTCATTTCTTTCATCTTTTTTGTCCTGTACTCGCAAAGTTCCTCATCCTCCAACCAGTCATCAGCATCAACACCAGAGAAACCTGCGTTCTGCTCTAAACACCACAGAGCCTTAATCTCATTTCTGGcgctcttctttttcttctacgTGGGCGCTGAGGTGGCGTACGGCTCGTTTATTTTTAACTACGCCAAGGATTACGCCAAGTTGGATGAGCCACACTCGGCCGGGTTAAACTCTGTCTTCTGGGGCTCCTTTGCTGCCTTTCGGGGTCTAGCCATCTTTTTCGCTACCTGTGTCTACCCAGGCACCATAATCTCTGTCAGCTTAGTATGTTCTCTTGTTTCGTCGCTGTTATTAGTGCTGTTCAACAGTCACCAGTTGGCGCTGTGGAGCTGCACCGCTCTTTATGGGGCCTCCATGTCCGCTATTTTCCCCAGCGGGATCTCGTGGGTGGAGCAATACACCACGGTAAGCAGCAGATCAGCCGCAGCATTCGTGGTGGGTGCAGCACTTGGAGAAATGGTGCTCCCGGCTACTTTGGGTTTCCTGTTGGGGCGGATCCCAAATCAACCACTCCTCATGCACATGTCTCTCGGAACCGCCATCATTAACTGCATCTTGTTTCCTGTGATGTATAAACTTGGCTCGTCATCGGTGGCCCGAAAACAGCGAAGCAGAACACGCGTCGGAACCACCGACAGCGAGGACCGGCAAGCGCTGCTGGATTCTGTTGTTAATGACAATATCGAGGAGGCAGAGCTGGAGGACGATTCTGAAATTGAACAGTGGAACGATGCGGACTTCGAAGTGATTGAGATGGAGGACGCCAGTCTAGCTAACTCACCCGATAAAGGTCTCTCATCACCGTCTCACAAATCGCCTTCGTTTGTCAAGCCCTCATTTGTTTCCACCGATCCAGCGACCGACACTTTAAACTCTACCCACAGCTCGAGTGAATCTCCTAAACGCAAACTGCTACTGGACTGA
- the mfsd4b gene encoding sodium-dependent glucose transporter 1 isoform X2 gives MPSDPEELTGKKKKKHVRFARLHDDDVHDDYAEQEEEDTLFEKRKDVKGGLKSALKGGKRLSRPAEVDIKQGGSDGGVCRRWMITLTLCSSFLGLGMCISVLGPTLEDLATNVNQNISNISYIFAGRASGYIGGSLLGGILFDLINPHLLLGFSMLMTAFGMFATPFCKKALILTALVSSVGISMGILDTGGNVLILNTWGEHAGPHMQALHFSFAAGAFISPIISKLLFGHHAAITNQSSNSTSDALFFFHGKTSPITLPSMWAYMIIGVFILLISFIFFVLYSQSSSSSNQSSASTPEKPAFCSKHHRALISFLALFFFFYVGAEVAYGSFIFNYAKDYAKLDEPHSAGLNSVFWGSFAAFRGLAIFFATCVYPGTIISVSLVCSLVSSLLLVLFNSHQLALWSCTALYGASMSAIFPSGISWVEQYTTVSSRSAAAFVVGAALGEMVLPATLGFLLGRIPNQPLLMHMSLGTAIINCILFPVMYKLGSSSVARKQRSRTRVGTTDSEDRQALLDSVVNDNIEEAELEDDSEIEQWNDADFEVIEMEDASLANSPDKGLSSPSHKSPSFVKPSFVSTDPATDTLNSTHSSSESPKRKLLLD, from the exons CCGGCTGCATGATGACGATGTGCATGATGATTATGCAGAGCAGGAGGAAGAAGACACTCTGTTTGAAAAACGAAAGGATGTTAAAGGTGGCCTGAAAAGTGCCCTGAAGGGGGGTAAAAGGCTCTCCCGTCCAGCTGAGGTGGACATAAAACAaggtggatctgatggtggtgTTTGTCGTCGCTGGATGATCACCCTCACCCTCTGCTCTTCATTTTTGGGACTG gGGATGTGTATCTCTGTGCTCGGCCCCACGTTGGAAGACTTGGCTACTAATGTCAATCAGAACATCAGTAACATCTCGTATATCTTCGCTGGACGTGCGAGCGGTTACATAGGAGGATCACTTCTGGGAGGAATTCTCTTCGACCTTATTAACCCTCATCTACTGCTGG gatttTCCATGCTGATGACGGCGTTTGGCATGTTTGCCACCCCATTTTGTAAGAAGGCCCTTATCCTGACTGCTCTGGTCTCCAGTGTGGGTATATCTATGGGGATCCTGGACACAG GTGGAAATGTGTTAATTTTGAACACGTGGGGTGAACACGCCGGTCCTCACATGCAGGCCCTTCACTTCAGCTTCGCCGCCGGAGCGTTCATCTCACCCATCATCTCTAAACTGCTGTTCGGGCACCACGCTGCCATCACTAATCAGAGCTCTAACTCCACTTCTGATGCCCTATTTTTCTTCCATGGCAAAACCTCCCCCATCACCCTGCCGTCCATGTGGGCGTACATGATCATTGGTGTCTTCATCCTGCTCATTTCTTTCATCTTTTTTGTCCTGTACTCGCAAAGTTCCTCATCCTCCAACCAGTCATCAGCATCAACACCAGAGAAACCTGCGTTCTGCTCTAAACACCACAGAGCCTTAATCTCATTTCTGGcgctcttctttttcttctacgTGGGCGCTGAGGTGGCGTACGGCTCGTTTATTTTTAACTACGCCAAGGATTACGCCAAGTTGGATGAGCCACACTCGGCCGGGTTAAACTCTGTCTTCTGGGGCTCCTTTGCTGCCTTTCGGGGTCTAGCCATCTTTTTCGCTACCTGTGTCTACCCAGGCACCATAATCTCTGTCAGCTTAGTATGTTCTCTTGTTTCGTCGCTGTTATTAGTGCTGTTCAACAGTCACCAGTTGGCGCTGTGGAGCTGCACCGCTCTTTATGGGGCCTCCATGTCCGCTATTTTCCCCAGCGGGATCTCGTGGGTGGAGCAATACACCACGGTAAGCAGCAGATCAGCCGCAGCATTCGTGGTGGGTGCAGCACTTGGAGAAATGGTGCTCCCGGCTACTTTGGGTTTCCTGTTGGGGCGGATCCCAAATCAACCACTCCTCATGCACATGTCTCTCGGAACCGCCATCATTAACTGCATCTTGTTTCCTGTGATGTATAAACTTGGCTCGTCATCGGTGGCCCGAAAACAGCGAAGCAGAACACGCGTCGGAACCACCGACAGCGAGGACCGGCAAGCGCTGCTGGATTCTGTTGTTAATGACAATATCGAGGAGGCAGAGCTGGAGGACGATTCTGAAATTGAACAGTGGAACGATGCGGACTTCGAAGTGATTGAGATGGAGGACGCCAGTCTAGCTAACTCACCCGATAAAGGTCTCTCATCACCGTCTCACAAATCGCCTTCGTTTGTCAAGCCCTCATTTGTTTCCACCGATCCAGCGACCGACACTTTAAACTCTACCCACAGCTCGAGTGAATCTCCTAAACGCAAACTGCTACTGGACTGA